The following coding sequences lie in one Arabidopsis thaliana chromosome 3, partial sequence genomic window:
- a CDS encoding Disease resistance protein (TIR-NBS-LRR class) family (Disease resistance protein (TIR-NBS-LRR class) family; FUNCTIONS IN: transmembrane receptor activity, nucleoside-triphosphatase activity, nucleotide binding, ATP binding; INVOLVED IN: signal transduction, apoptosis, defense response, innate immune response; LOCATED IN: intrinsic to membrane, endomembrane system; EXPRESSED IN: 20 plant structures; EXPRESSED DURING: 14 growth stages; CONTAINS InterPro DOMAIN/s: ATPase, AAA+ type, core (InterPro:IPR003593), NB-ARC (InterPro:IPR002182), Leucine-rich repeat (InterPro:IPR001611), Toll-Interleukin receptor (InterPro:IPR000157), Disease resistance protein (InterPro:IPR000767); BEST Arabidopsis thaliana protein match is: Disease resistance protein (TIR-NBS-LRR class) family (TAIR:AT3G44630.3); Has 30201 Blast hits to 17322 proteins in 780 species: Archae - 12; Bacteria - 1396; Metazoa - 17338; Fungi - 3422; Plants - 5037; Viruses - 0; Other Eukaryotes - 2996 (source: NCBI BLink).): MDSSFFLVVVAAAIGFFILFRKFRFQESNSSSLSLPSPATSVSRNWKHDVFPSFHGADVRRTFLSHIKESFRRKGIDTFIDNNIERSKSIGPELKEAIKGSKIAIVLLSRKYASSSWCLDELAEIMKCREMVGQIVMTIFYEVEPTDIKKQTGEFGKAFTKTCRGKTKEHIERWRKALEDVATIAGYHSHKWCDEAEMIEKISTDVSKDFDDFVGMAAHMERTEQLLRLDLDEVRMIGILGPPGIGKTTIATCMFDRFSRRFPFAAIMTDIRECYPRLCLNERNAQLKLQEQMLSQIFNQKDTMISHLGVAPERLKDKKVFLVLDEVGHLGQLDALAKETRWFGPGSRIIITTEDLGVLKAHGINHVYKVGYPSNDEAFQIFCMNAFGQKQPCEGFCDLAWEVKALAGELPLGLKVLGSALRGMSKPEWERTLPRLRTSLDGKIGNIIQFSYDALCDEDKYLFLYIACLFNYESTTKVKELLGKFLDVKQGLHVLAQKSLISFYGETIRMHTLLEQFGRETSCKQFVHHGYRKHQLLVGERDICEVLDDDTRDNRRFIGINLDLRKNEKELKISEKTLERMHDFQFVRINDVFTHKERQKLLHFKIIHQPERVQLALEDLIYHSPRIRSLKWFGYQNICLPSTFNPEFLVELDMSSSKLRKLWEGTKQLRNLKWMDLSDSEDLKELPNLSTATNLEELKLRRCSSLVELPSSIEKLTSLQILDLHSCSSLVELPSFGNATKLEKLDLENCSSLVKLPPSINANNLQELSLRNCSRVVELPAIENATNLRELKLQNCSSLIELPLSWVKRMSRLRVLTLNNCNNLVSLPQLPDSLDYIYADNCKSLERLDCCFNNPEISLYFPNCFKLNQEARDLIMHTSTSRFAMLPGTQVPACFIHRATSGDYLKIKLKESPFPTTLRFKACIMLVKVNEEMSYDQRSMSVDIVISVHQAIKVQCTPSYHHIYPVLTEHIYTFELEVEEVTSTELVFEFISFRSNWKIGECGILQR; encoded by the exons atggattcttcttttttccttgtcGTAGTCGCAGCTGCTATAGGCTTCTTCATACTTTTTCGAAAATTCAGATTCCAAGAAagtaattcttcttctttatctcttccATCTCCTGCAACTTCTGTGTCTCGAAACTGGAAACACGATGTCTTCCCGAGCTTCCATGGGGCAGATGTCCGAAGAACCTTTCTTAGTCACATCAAGGAATCGTTCAGAAGAAAGGGAATTGACACATTCattgataataatatagaGAGGAGTAAGTCGATCGGTCCTGAGCTCAAAGAAGCTATCAAAGGATCAAAGATCGCAATCGTTTTGCTCTCAAGGAAATATGCTTCTTCGTCATGGTGTCTTGATGAGTTGGCCGAGATCATGAAATGCAGGGAAATGGTGGGTCAGATTGTCATGACCATTTTCTATGAAGTGGAGCCAACTGACATAAAGAAACAGACTGGTGAATTCGGAAAAGCCTTCACAAAAACATGTAGAGGTAAAACAAAAGAGCATATtgagagatggagaaaagCTTTGGAGGATGTGGCAACAATCGCCGGATATCATTCTCACAAATG GTGCGATGAAGCGGAGATGATTGAAAAGATATCCACTGATGTTTCAAAAGATTTCGATGATTTTGTTGGGATGGCAGCTCATATGGAAAGGACGGAACAATTGTTACGCCTAGATTTGGATGAAGTAAGGATGATTGGGATTTTGGGTCCGCCTGGGATTGGTAAGACGACCATCGCTACATGTATGTTTGATCGATTCTCCAGGAGATTTCCATTTGCTGCAATCATGACGGATATCAGAGAATGCTATCCAAGACTTTGTTTGAATGAGCGCAATGCACAATTGAAACTACAAGAACAAATGTTGTCTCAGATTTTCAATCAGAAAGATACCATGATTTCTCATTTAGGAGTGGCACCAGAACGTTTGAAAGACAAGAAAGTGTTTCTCGTTCTTGATGAAGTGGGTCACTTAGGACAACTAGATGCCTTGGCGAAAGAAACTCGATGGTTTGGTCCTGGAAGTCGGATTATTATCACAACAGAAGATCTAGGAGTTTTGAAGGCCCATGGGATCAATCATGTTTACAAAGTGGGATATCCATCAAATGACGAGGCTTTTCAAATCTTCTGTATGAATGCCTTTGGTCAGAAACAACCATGTGAAGGTTTCTGTGACCTTGCTTGGGAGGTTAAGGCATTAGCTGGTGAACTCCCTTTGGGATTGAAGGTTCTAGGCTCCGCTTTGCGGGGGATGTCCAAGCCAGAGTGGGAAAGAACACTACCAAGGTTAAGAACTAGCCTCGACGGAAAAATCGGGAACATTATACAGTTCAGTTACGATGCCTTATGTGACGAAGAtaaatatctatttctttatatagCCTGCCTTTTTAACTACGAATCAACAACCAAAGTGAAAGAGCTTCTTGGAAAGTTCTTGGATGTGAAACAAGGTCTTCACGTATTAGCTCAGAAATCTCTCATATCCTTTTATGGAGAAACAATACGGATGCATACTCTGCTAGAACAATTTGGAAGAGAAACTTCCTGTAAGCAATTCGTTCATCATGGCTATAGGAAACATCAACTTTTGGTAGGTGAAAGGGATATATGTGAAGTGCTCGACGATGATACAAGA GATAATAGACGTTTTATAGGGATAAATTTGGATTTACgtaagaatgagaaagaattGAAAATAAGTGAGAAAACACTTGAAAGAATGCATGATTTTCAATTCGTTAGAATCAATGACGTATTTACTCATAAGGAGAGACAGAAACTGCTTCACTTCAAGATTATACATCAACCTGAGAGAGTGCAGTTAGCACTAGAAGATCTGATTTATCACTCTCCACGAATTAGATCATTGAAATGGTTTGGTTACCAGAATATATGTTTGCCTTCTACTTTTAATCCAGAGTTTCTCGTCGAACTAGATATGAGTTCCAGCAAGCTTCGGAAGCTATGGGAAGGAACTAAA CAACTTAGAAATCTCAAGTGGATGGATTTGAGTGATTCTGAAGACTTGAAAGAGCTTCCCAATCTTTCAACTGCAACTAATCTCGAAGAATTAAAGCTTAGACGTTGCTCAAGTTTAGTGGAGCTCCCCTCCTCTATTGAAAAACTCACCAGTCTCCAGATATTAGATCTCCACAGTTGCTCAAGTCTTGTGGAGCTTCCCTCTTTTGGAAACGCAACTAAACTTGAGAAACTAGATCTTGAAAATTGTTCGAGTCTTGTGAAGCTCCCACCATCTATCAATGCCAATAATCTCCAGGAATTGTCTCTAAGAAATTGTTCACGTGTTGTGGAGCTCCCTGCTATCGAGAATGCGACTAATCTCCGTGAATTGAAGCTCCAAAATTGCTCAAGTCTAATAGAGCTCCCTCTTTCATGGGTCAAGAGAATGTCTCGTTTACGTGTTCTGACACTCAACAACTGCAATAATCTGGTATCACTCCCCCAACTTCCAGACTCCCTTGATTACATATATGCAGATAATTGTAAGTCCCTCGAGAGACTGGACTGTTGCTTTAACAATCCAGAGATTAGTCTATATTTTCCCAATTGCTTCAAACTGAATCAAGAAGCCAGAGATCTCATCATGCACACATCGACTTCTAGATTTGCGATGTTACCCGGTACACAAGTGCCTGCCTGCTTCATTCACCGAGCTACTTCTGGGGATTACTTGAAAATCAAGTTGAAGGAGTCGCCTTTTCCTACAACCTTGAGATTTAAGGCTTGTATCATGCTTGTTAAGGTTAATGAAGAAATGAGTTATGATCAGAGATCGATGAGCGTTGACATTGTCATCAGTGTACACCAAGCTATCAAAGTTCAGTGTACACCAAGCtatcatcatatatatccAGTTTTAACAGagcatatatacacatttgaACTTGAAGTAGAGGAGGTGACTTCCACGGAGCTTGTCTTTGAGTTCATATCATTCAGAAGCAATTGGAAGATAGGAGAATGCGGGATACTCCAAAGATAG